In Lacrimispora indolis DSM 755, a genomic segment contains:
- a CDS encoding hydantoinase/oxoprolinase family protein has product MMGRKIRIGIDVGGTFTDAIALDNETYEIVGIKKVHTTHHAEEGVTRGVIDILNMLLEEIHCSSEDVVFIAHGTTQATNALLEGDVAEIGILGMGSGIGVAKVKADTDIGGVKLEDDKEIKTSYKFINTGNGVPEAEVIQAVEDFKKEHINVLVVSEAFSVDNPENEEKAAEAAAKEGMMVTATHELSKLYGLRARTKTAVINASILPKMMQTADLTGQAVKDAQIKAPLMIMRSDGGVMQIDEVKKRPILTVLSGPAAGVAGALMYEKISDGIFLEVGGTSTDISAIRNGKVVTKYSKIGGHNTYVTSLDIHTIGIGGGSMIRFNQKKIIDVGPRSSHIAGLAYACFADSKELEGAKVISVTTPKDKTCDFLALETKEGKRYAVTLTCTANYLGKVGDGDYARANPESVRIIFEILEREFGRPAQSIASEIMVIAVAKVVPAVEEFVKEYNLSKNYLILTGGGGGASSVVPYVAEQMKLKYKVAQNASVIATIGAALAMVRDSVERTIVNPTQDDIMKIRNEAEQAAIRSGASPESVEITIDIDTAKNIVRATAVGTTDLSAKTSHGEVLDDEQIKDKVIQAFSNQEVSAVNDIYHSPTLHAFDVVSSKKGFLPFMKKKMRTTCVIDMSGVIRLNVDDSDNYVIRESDRASFVKRVEEHMKFDESGKTSPIIHLVVNGKIADLSGLDSEEQIMALADLEFKRLTPGSDYLAIIKKR; this is encoded by the coding sequence ATGATGGGAAGAAAAATAAGGATTGGAATTGATGTGGGAGGAACCTTTACAGATGCCATTGCTCTTGATAATGAGACATATGAAATCGTAGGCATCAAAAAGGTTCACACGACCCATCATGCAGAAGAAGGAGTTACCCGAGGGGTAATTGACATATTGAACATGCTGCTGGAGGAAATCCATTGCAGCTCAGAGGACGTGGTCTTTATAGCGCATGGGACCACTCAGGCAACCAATGCGCTTTTAGAAGGCGATGTGGCCGAAATCGGTATTTTGGGTATGGGGAGCGGTATCGGTGTGGCTAAAGTAAAAGCAGATACGGATATTGGAGGAGTAAAACTAGAGGATGACAAAGAGATAAAAACCTCCTATAAATTCATCAATACAGGGAATGGAGTGCCGGAGGCTGAAGTCATTCAGGCAGTAGAAGATTTTAAGAAAGAGCATATCAATGTACTTGTTGTAAGCGAAGCTTTTTCCGTGGACAACCCTGAAAATGAGGAGAAGGCAGCCGAGGCTGCAGCCAAAGAAGGCATGATGGTCACTGCAACCCATGAATTGTCGAAACTTTACGGGCTGAGGGCAAGGACGAAAACAGCAGTTATTAATGCATCAATTCTTCCGAAGATGATGCAGACAGCGGATTTGACCGGTCAGGCAGTAAAAGATGCACAGATCAAGGCACCTCTAATGATTATGAGAAGTGACGGCGGTGTCATGCAGATCGATGAGGTCAAAAAACGTCCTATACTCACTGTTTTGTCAGGGCCGGCAGCAGGGGTTGCGGGAGCTTTGATGTACGAAAAGATATCAGACGGAATCTTTCTGGAAGTCGGAGGAACAAGTACCGATATATCCGCAATCAGGAATGGGAAAGTAGTAACAAAGTATTCTAAGATTGGCGGTCATAATACTTATGTAACATCACTGGATATCCATACAATAGGTATCGGCGGCGGAAGCATGATACGTTTTAACCAGAAGAAAATCATAGATGTGGGACCGAGAAGTTCCCATATTGCCGGACTTGCCTATGCATGCTTTGCAGATTCAAAGGAGCTGGAAGGGGCAAAGGTGATCAGTGTCACTACGCCAAAAGATAAAACCTGTGATTTCCTGGCATTGGAGACGAAAGAAGGAAAACGTTACGCAGTGACCTTGACTTGTACGGCAAATTATCTTGGAAAAGTTGGAGATGGCGATTATGCCAGGGCAAATCCCGAAAGCGTCAGAATCATATTTGAGATACTGGAGCGGGAATTTGGCCGCCCGGCACAAAGTATTGCCTCGGAGATTATGGTTATAGCTGTTGCCAAGGTTGTTCCTGCTGTAGAGGAATTTGTCAAAGAATATAATCTGTCGAAAAATTACCTTATACTGACAGGAGGAGGCGGCGGGGCAAGCTCTGTGGTGCCATACGTGGCGGAACAGATGAAGCTTAAGTACAAAGTCGCCCAGAATGCCTCAGTAATTGCTACCATAGGTGCGGCATTGGCCATGGTGCGCGATTCTGTGGAAAGAACGATTGTAAATCCAACACAGGATGATATTATGAAGATAAGGAATGAGGCGGAGCAGGCTGCGATCCGCTCAGGCGCCTCACCGGAGTCTGTGGAAATAACCATAGATATTGACACGGCCAAGAATATTGTACGGGCAACTGCAGTGGGGACTACGGACTTAAGTGCAAAGACATCTCATGGAGAAGTGCTGGATGATGAACAGATTAAGGATAAGGTAATCCAGGCTTTCAGTAATCAGGAAGTAAGTGCTGTCAATGATATCTATCATTCACCGACTCTCCATGCCTTTGACGTTGTGTCATCAAAAAAAGGTTTTCTTCCTTTTATGAAGAAAAAAATGCGGACCACTTGTGTAATCGATATGAGCGGAGTGATCCGGTTAAATGTGGATGACAGTGATAATTATGTAATCCGTGAATCAGACAGAGCATCTTTTGTAAAACGGGTGGAAGAACATATGAAGTTCGATGAATCAGGGAAAACTTCTCCGATTATCCATCTGGTGGTAAATGGCAAGATTGCAGATTTGTCCGGATTGGACAGCGAAGAACAGATTATGGCTCTGGCAGACCTTGAGTTTAAGCGGCTGACACCAGGCAGTGATTATCTGGCAATTATCAAGAAGAGATAA
- a CDS encoding FAD-dependent oxidoreductase — MEKYTAKVSSVTTAEVIVCGGGCAGVVAAIASARNGVKTILVEKTSIVGGTATNGLVGPFMTCFDPSGKQQIIKGIFNEIIERMEEKGGAVHPSKTGAVSNYGCYIKLRHNNVTPFHPETLKMVLLEMLVEAGVECYLNTTILDVEMEGDRVTGIVAFDGNDLRLFEGKIVIDCTGDAFVNVKAGAACEMEDVETGLQPMTLFFWIYNADDEKIEEFLSQDEETRYLPYHHIIEKARQEGKFNINRNKIGMYHMVNPGEWRLNTTRIQGRNPVDSKDMNQAYMDGMRQVDFLMEFFKQLPGLENARLAQVGANVGVRESRRIIGEYILTEQDMIENTEFQDTIALCSYPVDLHPAKGALTGTSYKKEHTDVADVYEIPFRILLTRDLDNVLTAGRCVSATHEALGAIRIMPSVFAMAQAAGTAAALAVRSDIKLKQLDTKRLQEILEEQGQCLKRHK; from the coding sequence ATGGAAAAGTACACAGCAAAGGTCAGCAGTGTGACAACTGCAGAGGTAATTGTGTGCGGTGGGGGATGTGCCGGTGTGGTAGCAGCGATTGCCAGTGCCAGGAACGGGGTTAAGACAATTTTGGTAGAAAAGACATCCATTGTAGGAGGAACAGCGACGAATGGTTTGGTTGGACCATTTATGACATGTTTTGACCCTTCAGGCAAACAGCAGATTATCAAGGGGATTTTTAATGAAATTATTGAAAGAATGGAAGAAAAGGGCGGTGCAGTTCATCCATCTAAGACAGGGGCTGTAAGTAACTATGGCTGTTATATCAAGCTCCGTCATAATAATGTAACTCCGTTTCATCCGGAGACACTAAAGATGGTGCTTTTGGAGATGCTGGTGGAGGCCGGCGTGGAATGTTATCTGAACACCACCATTCTGGATGTGGAGATGGAGGGTGACAGAGTTACTGGAATTGTGGCATTTGATGGAAACGACCTCCGGCTGTTTGAGGGGAAAATAGTAATAGACTGTACTGGAGATGCCTTTGTAAATGTAAAGGCAGGTGCTGCCTGTGAGATGGAGGATGTGGAGACAGGACTGCAGCCCATGACACTGTTTTTCTGGATTTACAACGCTGATGATGAGAAAATCGAGGAATTTTTAAGCCAGGACGAAGAAACAAGATACCTGCCTTACCACCATATCATTGAGAAGGCAAGACAGGAAGGCAAATTCAACATTAACCGGAATAAGATAGGCATGTACCACATGGTCAATCCGGGAGAGTGGAGACTGAATACCACCCGTATCCAGGGGAGGAATCCGGTGGATTCCAAGGATATGAATCAGGCTTATATGGATGGCATGAGACAGGTGGATTTTCTGATGGAATTCTTCAAACAGCTTCCCGGCTTAGAGAATGCACGCCTGGCTCAGGTGGGAGCAAACGTGGGAGTCAGGGAATCAAGGCGGATCATAGGCGAATACATATTGACGGAACAGGATATGATTGAGAACACAGAGTTCCAGGATACCATAGCCCTGTGCAGTTATCCTGTAGATTTGCATCCGGCGAAAGGAGCTCTCACTGGGACGAGCTATAAGAAAGAGCACACGGATGTGGCCGATGTATATGAGATCCCATTCCGTATCCTTCTCACCAGAGATCTGGATAATGTCCTGACAGCAGGCCGCTGCGTGTCGGCAACTCATGAGGCACTGGGAGCCATCCGGATTATGCCAAGTGTCTTTGCAATGGCTCAGGCAGCCGGAACAGCAGCAGCCCTGGCTGTCAGAAGTGATATAAAGCTAAAGCAGCTTGATACCAAAAGACTGCAGGAAATACTGGAAGAGCAGGGACAGTGCTTAAAAAGGCATAAATAA
- a CDS encoding IclR family transcriptional regulator produces the protein MANRFEDKVASVSKALTILEVLSNEPEGLGLLEISSRVDMHKTTVYRLLTSLMEKNFVEQDEQTGRYSMGLKILSLANAFYEKVDIRIIIRKYISGLLAGEVSSSSEDQCSEEGFLLVSKRMEHNFVVMDCLEGGMLAPLRVGEVLAKESIIVKTCCANIAVWQQGKNMYPSGLTVKQEAEYRQELKNISIQGYGYSERDVGALPCAAAPVFDYSKNLVCVLSIHSISLEDQKVRSRKILDLMNTVNRISGELGYAGYL, from the coding sequence GTGGCGAACAGATTTGAAGACAAAGTGGCCTCGGTAAGTAAGGCCCTGACCATATTGGAAGTATTGAGCAACGAGCCGGAGGGATTGGGGCTGCTGGAAATCAGCAGCCGTGTCGATATGCATAAGACAACGGTTTACCGACTTCTGACATCATTGATGGAGAAGAACTTCGTTGAGCAGGATGAACAGACGGGACGATATTCTATGGGTCTTAAGATACTGAGCCTGGCCAATGCATTTTATGAGAAAGTGGATATCCGGATTATTATACGTAAATACATATCCGGACTTTTGGCTGGAGAGGTAAGTTCCTCTTCTGAAGATCAGTGTTCAGAAGAAGGTTTTCTTTTGGTCAGCAAACGCATGGAACACAATTTTGTTGTGATGGACTGTCTGGAAGGCGGCATGCTGGCACCTCTGCGTGTTGGAGAGGTACTTGCAAAGGAGAGCATCATCGTGAAGACTTGCTGTGCCAATATTGCAGTTTGGCAGCAAGGCAAAAACATGTATCCATCAGGACTTACTGTGAAGCAGGAAGCAGAATACCGCCAGGAACTTAAGAATATCTCTATTCAGGGTTACGGATATTCTGAACGGGACGTGGGTGCTCTCCCCTGTGCAGCAGCGCCTGTATTTGATTATTCCAAAAATCTGGTATGCGTGTTGAGCATCCATTCCATATCATTGGAGGATCAGAAGGTACGCTCCAGAAAAATATTAGATTTGATGAATACAGTAAACCGTATTTCCGGTGAGTTGGGTTATGCAGGATATTTATAG
- the garR gene encoding 2-hydroxy-3-oxopropionate reductase, with translation MKIGFIGLGIMGKPMAKNLVNAGYELVVFDFNKEAVAELVSCGAASAESGKEAAAQAEVIITMVPNSPHVRAAVLGENGVAEGAKPGTVLIDMSSIDPTESKAIGEELKKFGIEMLDAPVSGGEPKAIDGTLSVMVGGKKELFDKYYEMLMVMAGSSVYVGELGSGNVAKLANQMVVAVNIAAISEALTFAKKAGTDPGLVYQAIRGGLAGSTVMDAKTPMMLERNFKPGFRIELHIKDLNNALNAAHAVSSPVPLTGQLMEIMQALRADDNDKDDHSAIVKYYEKIANITVCPDKLQ, from the coding sequence ATGAAAATCGGGTTTATTGGATTAGGAATTATGGGAAAACCGATGGCCAAAAATCTAGTAAATGCAGGTTATGAGTTAGTTGTTTTTGATTTTAATAAAGAGGCGGTGGCCGAACTGGTATCCTGCGGAGCAGCATCGGCAGAATCCGGCAAAGAGGCGGCGGCTCAGGCTGAAGTGATTATAACCATGGTGCCCAATTCGCCCCATGTCAGAGCCGCTGTTCTGGGTGAGAACGGGGTCGCAGAAGGCGCAAAGCCGGGAACGGTTTTAATTGATATGAGTTCGATCGATCCAACTGAGAGTAAAGCCATCGGTGAGGAGCTTAAGAAGTTCGGGATTGAGATGCTGGATGCTCCGGTCTCCGGCGGAGAACCGAAGGCAATTGACGGTACTCTGTCGGTAATGGTCGGCGGAAAGAAGGAGTTATTCGATAAGTATTATGAAATGCTGATGGTAATGGCCGGTTCGTCCGTATATGTCGGGGAACTTGGTTCCGGGAATGTTGCAAAGCTGGCAAATCAGATGGTTGTGGCAGTCAACATAGCAGCGATTTCAGAAGCGCTCACGTTTGCAAAAAAAGCCGGTACCGATCCGGGGCTGGTGTATCAGGCAATCCGCGGTGGCCTTGCCGGGTCTACAGTTATGGATGCCAAAACACCGATGATGCTTGAGCGGAACTTTAAACCGGGGTTTCGGATTGAACTGCACATCAAAGACTTAAATAACGCATTAAATGCGGCACATGCAGTCAGTTCACCGGTGCCGTTAACAGGACAGCTGATGGAAATCATGCAGGCATTGCGGGCAGATGATAATGACAAGGATGATCACTCTGCGATTGTAAAATACTATGAAAAGATAGCTAATATTACGGTTTGTCCGGACAAGCTGCAATAG
- a CDS encoding GntR family transcriptional regulator, whose protein sequence is MDEKIMLNSTDTTGNMIAQEIRKGISEGRYKTGEKIKEADLCQRFGVSRTPVREAFRLLQNEGLLVHNPQRGVQVPEFRLEELMNLQQMRTTLECLSARNAAPLANEENIWRLRELNRQISEFDENNTHKTDALDREFHLTIARIGSNPYVTDFLQNILTRYELSTYVIPFQGSRIPYTYKEHEDVITALELNDAELAEKYMSIHFHYSTLSLSKKLARYMEEIKQKKRKKRN, encoded by the coding sequence ATGGATGAGAAAATAATGCTGAATTCGACGGACACTACCGGGAATATGATTGCCCAGGAGATACGCAAAGGCATTTCCGAAGGACGGTATAAAACCGGCGAAAAGATTAAAGAAGCGGATTTGTGCCAGCGGTTTGGTGTGAGCCGGACGCCGGTGCGGGAAGCGTTTCGTCTGCTGCAGAATGAAGGCCTTCTCGTTCATAATCCCCAGCGGGGCGTACAGGTTCCGGAATTCAGACTGGAGGAGCTGATGAACCTCCAGCAAATGCGGACAACGCTGGAATGCTTATCGGCCCGCAACGCAGCGCCTCTTGCAAACGAGGAGAACATATGGCGGCTGCGGGAACTCAATCGTCAGATATCGGAATTTGATGAGAACAATACCCATAAAACCGATGCCCTGGATCGTGAGTTCCATCTGACAATTGCCCGTATCGGCAGCAATCCATATGTAACTGACTTCCTTCAGAATATTTTAACGAGATATGAGCTCTCTACTTATGTAATACCATTTCAGGGGAGCCGTATTCCTTATACGTATAAAGAGCATGAGGATGTGATTACGGCATTGGAATTAAATGATGCCGAACTGGCGGAAAAATATATGAGTATTCATTTTCATTACAGTACCCTTTCGTTAAGTAAAAAATTGGCGAGATATATGGAGGAAATCAAGCAGAAAAAAAGGAAGAAACGTAATTAA
- a CDS encoding sugar phosphate isomerase/epimerase family protein — MNESIHKYFKVGLIQWMSHPRKDILESVRQIAADDFFDAIEIGPIKDDEKRERTKVLLQQSHMTVCYGAQPRLLGTGLNPNDLNEEGRQKAEQTLLDAVDEAAALGAKGIAFLSGRWLEETKDEAYRQLLKTTTSVCRYAAAKGMNVNLEVFDFDMDKAALIGPAPYAARFAADMRCRCSNFGLLVDLSHFPTTYETSQFVIRTLRPYITHLHIGNAVVKSGCLAYGDLHPRFGFPDSANDVPELTDFFRVLKDEGFFNEKNPYVLSFEVKPWDNEEEDIILANTKRVINRAWAMA, encoded by the coding sequence ATGAACGAATCTATTCATAAGTATTTTAAAGTTGGATTAATTCAGTGGATGAGTCATCCGCGAAAAGATATTCTGGAATCGGTCCGCCAGATTGCGGCTGATGATTTTTTTGACGCCATTGAAATCGGTCCGATCAAGGACGATGAGAAGCGTGAACGGACCAAAGTGTTACTTCAGCAGAGTCATATGACGGTCTGCTATGGCGCACAGCCGCGCTTACTGGGAACGGGGCTGAACCCCAATGACTTAAACGAAGAGGGAAGACAAAAGGCGGAGCAGACTCTGCTGGATGCGGTGGATGAGGCAGCCGCTCTGGGAGCCAAAGGGATTGCCTTTTTGTCAGGCAGGTGGCTGGAAGAAACTAAGGATGAGGCTTACCGGCAGCTGCTTAAAACCACCACAAGTGTATGCAGGTATGCGGCAGCAAAAGGAATGAATGTAAACCTGGAAGTGTTTGATTTTGACATGGATAAAGCCGCCTTAATTGGCCCAGCACCCTATGCGGCCAGGTTTGCGGCTGATATGCGGTGCCGCTGCAGTAATTTTGGGCTGCTGGTAGATTTATCCCATTTCCCGACCACTTATGAAACCAGCCAATTTGTCATCCGGACACTGCGGCCTTATATTACCCATCTGCATATCGGCAACGCCGTGGTAAAATCAGGTTGTCTGGCATATGGGGATTTGCATCCGAGGTTCGGCTTTCCGGACAGCGCAAATGATGTGCCTGAGCTGACGGATTTTTTCCGGGTACTGAAAGACGAGGGCTTCTTTAACGAAAAAAACCCGTATGTACTTTCTTTTGAAGTGAAACCATGGGATAATGAGGAAGAAGATATTATTTTAGCAAATACAAAGCGAGTAATAAATCGGGCCTGGGCAATGGCATAA
- a CDS encoding D-2-hydroxyacid dehydrogenase, with amino-acid sequence MKIVVLDGFTENPGDLSWTGLEQLGSLTVYERSPCDDEAEIIRRIGNAEAVYINKVPLTAAVIEQCENLKFIGVLATGYNVVDIRAASKKGIPVCNIPTYGTAAVGQFAIALLMEICHHIGHHSQAVYEGRWSAGPDWCFWDYPLIELAGKTMGIIGFGRIGQATAGIAQAMGMKILAYDAYQNPDLVTDTCSYSALDTLLEEADVISLHCPLLPETEGIINKETIGVMKDGVIIINNSRGPLIVEADLADALRNGKVFAAGLDVVSSEPIQEDNPLLQAPNCIITPHISWAPKESRARLMEIAVENLKRFIDGTPVNVVNP; translated from the coding sequence ATGAAGATCGTAGTTTTGGATGGGTTTACAGAAAATCCGGGGGATCTCAGCTGGACTGGACTTGAACAGTTGGGCTCACTGACGGTATACGAGAGGAGCCCCTGTGATGACGAGGCTGAAATCATCAGAAGAATCGGTAATGCCGAAGCTGTATACATCAACAAGGTGCCGTTGACGGCAGCCGTCATCGAACAATGTGAAAACCTGAAGTTTATCGGTGTGCTGGCAACCGGATATAATGTTGTGGATATCCGGGCTGCCAGTAAAAAGGGCATTCCGGTATGCAACATTCCCACATACGGTACCGCAGCAGTCGGACAATTTGCCATTGCACTGCTGATGGAAATCTGCCACCATATTGGGCATCACAGCCAGGCTGTTTACGAAGGGCGCTGGAGTGCCGGTCCTGATTGGTGCTTCTGGGATTATCCGTTGATTGAGCTGGCGGGTAAGACAATGGGGATTATCGGTTTTGGCCGGATCGGTCAGGCGACTGCAGGGATTGCTCAGGCCATGGGAATGAAGATTTTAGCTTATGATGCTTATCAGAACCCGGATCTGGTAACGGATACATGTAGTTACAGTGCTCTTGATACCTTGTTGGAGGAGGCGGATGTAATTTCTCTGCACTGCCCGCTGCTTCCGGAAACGGAAGGAATCATCAATAAAGAGACTATCGGGGTTATGAAGGATGGCGTGATTATTATCAACAATTCCCGCGGGCCGTTAATTGTTGAAGCTGATCTGGCTGATGCATTGAGAAACGGCAAAGTATTTGCAGCCGGTCTGGATGTGGTCTCATCAGAACCGATCCAGGAAGATAATCCGCTCCTTCAGGCACCGAATTGTATCATTACTCCGCATATTTCCTGGGCGCCGAAAGAAAGCAGGGCTCGGCTGATGGAGATTGCTGTAGAAAATTTGAAAAGATTTATTGACGGTACTCCTGTAAATGTGGTAAATCCTTAA
- a CDS encoding alpha-amylase family protein: MAWWMKNNLRMIQNNIRDIDANMDIDKHIEWLKSFDVNVLQIGCGGITAFHPSKLECQWKSPYMEGDFFNEVVTKCHENDIKVIARFDFSKTHERFYESHPEWYSRKPDGSPIRYHDTVATCVNGEYQRKWSLEIIREVLEKYPVDGIFFNMFGYITFDYSGNDVGICQCEGCQSRFYEMYGEPLPEKEDDSNPVFRKYQEFKVITLNEILTSIHELARSVSPEIAVSTYTAHGVDIVRNESNSALDRLLPFWIYNSTDNVGVIEGSYENKISSNCAINAVDLPYRFMGVSKYLNEIRLYGNLAAGSGLDWCIIGNFDDYPDYDNFLSVREIFKYHKRYERYYGHFRHNEKIMVVCDTARHVINKEYRGLFRMLKEEHIPFRIVEVAALESIMDEFDRYDLIFLPAVRTLSEAVKAALVKTTARVVGSGLALEGDEAYVSELFGVRLKEQITDVRGTYLLTEPKFVFSDFKDKQWVFLDKQYREIELLEKTGGLLPKVEKAMFGPPERCFGHQVTGASMMAFSENGNIYIPWMIAENYYQYGYDEFKRLLLDVTGAAESRPFITDAGPMVEMFLSQIDDSQHLLQLINMTGFNGMTFFEPSEIPEISVVLKDIKPASVKVMTKTGLQDTFYKNGMKISMEKGEVYKAFLVQL, from the coding sequence ATGGCTTGGTGGATGAAAAATAATCTCCGGATGATTCAGAACAACATCCGGGATATTGATGCAAACATGGATATTGACAAACACATTGAATGGCTGAAAAGTTTTGATGTAAATGTACTACAGATTGGCTGCGGGGGAATTACGGCCTTTCATCCCAGCAAGCTGGAGTGTCAATGGAAAAGTCCTTATATGGAAGGAGATTTTTTTAATGAGGTAGTAACTAAATGTCATGAAAATGACATTAAAGTCATTGCCCGTTTCGATTTCAGCAAGACCCATGAACGGTTCTATGAGTCTCATCCGGAATGGTATTCGAGGAAGCCTGATGGTTCCCCAATACGCTATCATGATACGGTAGCAACCTGTGTAAATGGTGAATACCAGCGTAAATGGTCTCTGGAAATCATCCGGGAAGTGCTGGAGAAATATCCAGTAGACGGAATTTTCTTTAATATGTTCGGGTATATCACCTTTGATTACAGCGGCAATGATGTGGGAATTTGTCAGTGTGAGGGTTGTCAGTCGCGTTTCTATGAAATGTACGGTGAGCCATTGCCGGAGAAAGAAGATGACAGCAACCCGGTATTCCGCAAATATCAGGAATTTAAGGTGATTACGTTAAATGAAATTCTGACCAGCATTCACGAGCTGGCCCGTTCCGTTTCGCCGGAAATTGCGGTCAGTACCTATACCGCCCACGGCGTGGATATTGTCAGAAATGAGTCGAATTCGGCACTGGACCGGCTGCTTCCGTTCTGGATTTACAACAGTACGGATAATGTTGGGGTGATAGAAGGCAGCTATGAAAACAAGATCAGTTCCAATTGTGCCATTAATGCCGTTGACCTGCCCTACCGCTTTATGGGAGTTTCCAAATATTTGAATGAAATACGTTTATATGGTAATCTGGCTGCCGGGTCCGGGCTTGACTGGTGTATTATCGGAAATTTTGATGATTATCCGGACTATGATAATTTCTTGTCAGTTCGTGAAATCTTCAAATATCATAAACGTTATGAGCGGTATTACGGACATTTCAGGCATAATGAAAAGATCATGGTGGTTTGTGATACGGCCCGACATGTGATCAACAAAGAATACCGTGGACTGTTCCGGATGTTGAAAGAAGAACATATTCCATTTCGAATTGTTGAAGTTGCAGCACTTGAATCAATAATGGATGAATTCGACCGCTATGACTTGATTTTCCTGCCGGCAGTGAGGACACTCTCAGAGGCGGTTAAGGCGGCACTGGTTAAAACCACTGCACGGGTAGTTGGCAGCGGCCTGGCGCTGGAGGGTGATGAAGCTTATGTCAGTGAGCTGTTTGGAGTCCGGTTAAAAGAACAGATTACTGATGTGAGAGGCACCTATCTGCTGACAGAACCCAAGTTTGTATTCTCTGATTTTAAAGATAAGCAATGGGTCTTTCTGGATAAGCAGTATCGTGAGATAGAACTCTTAGAGAAAACCGGAGGTCTGCTGCCAAAAGTTGAAAAGGCGATGTTTGGACCGCCGGAGCGCTGCTTTGGTCATCAGGTAACAGGGGCCAGTATGATGGCATTCAGTGAAAACGGGAATATCTACATACCGTGGATGATTGCGGAAAATTACTATCAATACGGGTATGATGAGTTCAAACGGCTGTTGCTGGATGTGACTGGGGCTGCTGAAAGCAGGCCGTTTATTACCGATGCGGGGCCGATGGTGGAAATGTTCCTTTCACAGATTGATGATTCCCAGCATCTGCTGCAGCTGATTAATATGACCGGTTTCAACGGAATGACCTTCTTTGAGCCGTCAGAGATTCCGGAGATATCAGTGGTATTAAAGGATATAAAGCCGGCCTCCGTGAAGGTGATGACGAAAACCGGATTACAGGATACCTTCTATAAGAACGGCATGAAGATATCGATGGAAAAGGGTGAAGTTTATAAAGCATTTTTAGTGCAGCTTTAA